The Syntrophorhabdales bacterium genome segment TCATGAACATCTCCATTTTCATCATGGGAATGTTTTTGACGCCTGCAACGAAAATTCTGATCGTGGTGCCAATCGTCTATCCCATTCTGCAGAAGCTGGGAATCAGCGGCATCCACTTCGGGATCCTGATGACGATCAATATGGAGCTTGCGTTTCTCATGCCGCCCATCGGCATGCATCTTTATGTCATGAGTGCGGTCTGCAAGGAGCCGCTCAACGAGGTGGTCAAAGGCGTGCTGCCTTTCTTCCTCCTGCTCCTCGTAGGCATGTTTGTCATTACCTATATTCCGTGGATAA includes the following:
- a CDS encoding TRAP transporter large permease subunit → MNISIFIMGMFLTPATKILIVVPIVYPILQKLGISGIHFGILMTINMELAFLMPPIGMHLYVMSAVCKEPLNEVVKGVLPFFLLLLVGMFVITYIPWISLVFLKH